The following coding sequences lie in one Monomorium pharaonis isolate MP-MQ-018 chromosome 1, ASM1337386v2, whole genome shotgun sequence genomic window:
- the LOC105835964 gene encoding carbohydrate sulfotransferase 11 codes for MSRQRKRALLRILQIVVCLGIVSLTLKLSLAVIGDESRPLPTDDDLRKLMIEAEADNTRRSLNVERVCKKYNLGFYRKLVDNSPFKHPPAPQYTVFYMDRVHNISYCPVYKAGTTTWLYNLCLLMNVPEETLNSGKEQLSTIARRAIPELEYPEADRVLNASRRLLVVRHPFERLLSAYRDKLENSVAGREHGTLHFYRKYGTKIVRRYRKVNFTGPRPDQVIRREGVPPPAGVEPTFREFVDYLIGTDLGSYGDDHWMPYYLFCTPCLVKYNIIAKVESLWRDQVYAINKLGLQDKIKPRWRHSNSYANASRIYFSQLNRATVQRLYEKLRLDFELFDYSPDAYYEYATSAD; via the exons ATGTCGCGGCAGCGGAAACGCGCGCTCCTCCGGATACTTCAAATCGTCGTGTGCCTCGGAATCGTTTCGTTGACGCTGAAACTGTCCCTGGCCGTCATCGGCGACGAGAGCAGGCCCCTTCCCACAGACGACGACCTGAGAAAACTGATG ATCGAGGCCGAGGCGGACAATACCCGGCGATCGTTGAACGTCGAAAGAGTGTGCAAGAAGTACAACTTAGGATTCTATAGGAAGCTCGTCGATAACTCGCCGTTCAAGCATCCGCCCGCTCCGCAGTACACCGTCTTCTATATGGACag AGTGCACAACATATCGTACTGCCCGGTGTACAAGGCCGGCACCACGACCTGGCTGTACAACCTCTGCCTGTTGATGAACGTGCCCGAGGAGACGCTCAACAGCGGCAAGGAGCAGTTGTCGACCATCGCCAGGAGGGCGATACCGGAGCTCGAGTATCCCGAGGCCGATCGCGTTCTGAACGCGAGCCGACGGCTGCTCGTCGTGCGGCATCCGTTCGAGAGGCTGCTGAGCGCCTATCGTGACAAACTGGAGAACTCCGTCGCCGGACGGGAACACGGGACGCTTCACTTCTATCGCAAATACGGGACCAAGATCGTGCGGAGGTATCGCA AGGTAAACTTCACGGGGCCACGACCGGATCAGGTGATCCGACGTGAGGGTGTACCACCGCCAGCCGGGGTGGAGCCAACTTTCCGAGAGTTCGTCGATTACCTGATCGGAACCGACCTAGGCAGTTACGGCGACGATCATTGGATGCCATATTACCTCTTCTGCACGCCGTGCCTCGTCAAATACAACATCATCGCGAAG GTGGAATCGCTTTGGCGAGATCAGGTGTACGCGATCAATAAGTTGGGATTGCAGGACAAGATCAAGCCCAGGTGGAGGCACAGCAACAGTTACGCTAACGCCTCCAGGATATACTTCAGCCAGCTGAACAGAGCGACGGTGCAGAGACTGTACGAGAAGCTGAGGCTGGACTTCGAGCTATTCGATTACTCGCCCGATGCTTACTATGAATACGCTACGTCTgctgattaa